The genomic DNA CGGCCCACCCAGCATGGCGGACAATATGGCCGTGCCGGGCACCATCAGCCCAATAGGGTCGGGGGCAGATTGTTGTTGGGTATCAAACAGATTGGCCCCGGTTATACCATCCCACCCGGTTGTGGGGGTAAGTTGCAAAGGGGGGCTAAGATGAAGTTCTTCTTCCAGAGCAGGAGCCAGCAAACTGGCCCAGTGCCCACATTCTGAAGAAGTGGTGCCACCAATAATAAGCGCAGATCCGCCATCTGCATTGGTGGCAAGAGAATCCTCCGCGCGTGCCGTGTGCGCACCCGCCACAATGGCGGCAGCACCACCAAGCAGAGTGTTGAGGAACACACGGCGCGAAAACTGCCGTTCAGGCATCACAAAAAGCCGGGGCTGATCAGCGTGGGGCAAGCGCGGGAGATCCTCTTTCTGTTCCTTCCCCATATTAAGCGCATATGAGGGAAGAATCACGCGTGTTTTATTACGGCCATTTTACTTCGGGCGGCATGCTCATCAGAATGGCTTCGGTATGGCCTCCGGTTTTTAGGCCAAACAACGTGCCTCTGTCGTGCAGCAGATTGAATTCTACATACCGGCCACGGCGGATAAGCTGGGCATCGCGCTGTTCCGGTGTCCAAGGTTCCATCATGCGGCTGCGGATGATTTCGGGAAATGCGTTCAAAAAAGCCAAGCCAACATCTTTTGTAAAGGCAAAGTCTTCCTGCACGTCACCACTGTTCAGCCGATCATAAAAAATACCGCCCAAGCCACGGGGTTCATTGCGATGGGGAAGGTAGAAGTATTTGTCACACCATGCCTTGAAGCGCGGATAATATTCCGGGTCATGCGCGTTGCAGGCCTGCGCAAAGGCGGCATGAAAGCGTGCGGCATCATCCTGTGCTTCTGCACTGGCGGGGAACATGGGAGTAATATCCCCACCGCCGCCAAACCAGCCTTTGGTGGTAATAATCATGCGGGTGTTAAAATGCGCGGCAGGTACAAGCGGGCTGCACATATGCGCCACCAGACTGATACCTGTGGCAAAAAAATGCGGATCTTCTGATGCGCCGGGAATGGTGGCGGCAAATTCCGGTGTAAAAGTACCCTGCACGGTGGAAACGTTTACGCCCACTTTTTCAAAAACACGGCCATGCATCACGCTCATCACACCGCCGCCGCCGGGGCTGCCATCTTCGTTCAAGCGGTTCCAGCTTTTGCGCTTAAAACGGCCTGCGGCTTCATGGCCGGGCAGAATAGGGCTGTTCTGTTTTACAGCATCATCCTCAATGGCTTCAAAAGCGGCGCAAATTTTGTCACGCAGGCTTTCAAACCATTGGCGGGCAGGTTCCCTAAGGGCTTGGTGGGCAGAAACATCAGCGGTGTTGGTGGGCGTCATGAACTGTCTTTTCCTCATCGTCCTTGCCTGAAGCTGCCATCTGCTTACAGGCTTTCAAGGGGTGCGCTTTCCGGCGCATCATTGCAAGATGAACCCGAACATCGTTAAACCAACAGCAGATCTGCACAGGACAGAAACATGCACCTTATAAGTGGCGTGAGGGGAGAAAAGGGCAAGATGGCAGCAACACCGGCCCGCCATACGGAGCAGGCAGAAAAGGAAGCACATTCCTTTTTACAGCAGGCACGTGCTTATACAGGGCATTATGGCCGCCTGCCTTTGCCCGCAGACCTGAACTGGTGGTGGACCATTGGCGCCATGCTGGTGGCTGTTCTGGTGCTTATGCTGTTATCGGGGCTAACCCTTACATTGGCTTACACACCAGATGCCTCGCTTGCGTTTGGATTAGTTGAGACCATTGAGCGCCGCATGCCCTCTGGCTGGCTGCTGCGTGCCATGCATATGACAGGAGCCTCGTTTTTTATGGCGGCCCTGTATGTGCATTTATTGCGCGGGTTGTATTACCGCACCTATCTGCCCCCACGGCGCGGTGTATGGTTAAGTGGCTGCGGCTTGCTGGTGTTGGTGATGGTAACAGCTTTTGCAGGCTATGTGCTGCCTTGGGGTCAGATGTCTTACTGGGGGGCAGATGTTGCTGCCAAGGCTGTAGGGGCTGTGCCATTTGTGGGGCACGGGTTGGAGCAGGTTTTTCTGGGGGGGGAAAGCCCAGGCACACCTACGCTGCACCGTATGCTTACCCTACACTTTCTGCTGGCGTTTGTTATTATCGGGCTGGTTTTGGTGCATGTTGCTGTTGTGCATGTAAAAGGCAGTTCCAGCCCTTCTGTGCAACCCGAAACACGCCGGAAATATCTTCCATTTTATCCGTATTTTACCACGCGGGATATTCTGGCCGTATTGGTTATGGCCTTAGGTTTTGTAGCCGTGATGTGCTTTTGGCCGGGGCTGATAACAGAGCCAGCCAATTATCGCCCAGCCAACCCATTGCATACGCCTGCTGATATTGAACCCGAATGGTATTTCCTGCCCTTTTACGGAATGTTGCAGGTTGTGCCTTCCAAATTCTGGGGGCTGCTTGTTTCTGGTGGCGCGGTGGCCGTGTTGTTTGCAGTGCCGTGGCTGGATAAAGGCATGCGCACAGCAAATAGCGGCTTGGCACAGTTGGCAGATGCCGGGGCACTGCTGGCGTGCCTAGGGGCTGCCATTACTGCCGCAGCGGCAGGGGTGCATCATGCTCAAGGTGGGTGGCTTTTGGCCGGACAGGCTGCATGTTTGGTTTATTATCTGTATTTTCTGGTTTTTCTGCCCTTACGCACCCGTTTTGAGGGGAAGGGAGCATGACAGTACAGAAAATACGCCCCACACTTTGGTTCCATGCCGGAGGGATGCTGCTTTTAGGCGCCATAGCGCTGGGGCTAAACATTGCGCGGCCCGCACATGCACAACCCGTTAGCGCGCCTGTGCAGGATTGGTCTTTCAAAGGGCCGTTGGGGCATTTTGATCTGCCATCTGTTCAGCGCGGATACGCTGTGTTTGCGGGCATATGTGGCTCCTGCCATAGTTTGTCGGAAGTGCGTTTTTCCGATCTCACAGATATGGGCTTAACACTGGAAGAAGTGGGGGCCGTTGCCGCAACATGGCAAGTGGCAGATGGGCTGGATGCCGAAGGGCGGCTAAAGCACCGTAATGCCCGGCCAGATGATGCACTTTTTTCCTCCTATTCCGGGCCGGAGGCTGCGCGTGCGGCCAATGGGGGCGTGGTACCGCCTGATCTTTCGCGCATTGTGCAGGTTTACCCCGGTGGGGCAGACAGGCTTTTTGCACTGTTAACCGGTTATAAGCCCGATGCAGCACGCGTGCTGGGTAAAGGGTTTGCCAATTCCTTTGCTATTGGCCATTACACCGCCATGCCGCCGCCTTTGCGAGAAGGCGCGGTAAAATATGCAGATGACACCCCCGCAACCGTTACGCAGGAAGCGCGGGATGTTACCACTTTTCTTGCGTGGGTTTCTGCACCGCATCAGGATACCCGCCGCCGTGTTGGCATAGGTGCAGGTTTGTATCTGTGCTTCCTTGCCGTGTTGTTTGTGATTTTAAACCGGAGACTCTGGTCGCATGTCAGAAAATGAAACTGTGGAACCCGTTATTGGCCTGATAGGCGGGTCTGGTCTGTATGATATTGACGGGTTGGAAGAAAAGGAATGGCGCACGGTAGAAACGCCTTGGGGCCTGCCTTCTGATCAGCTTCTTTTCGGGCGGCTGGATGGTGTGCGCTGTGTGTTTCTGCCGCGCCATGGCCGTGGGCACCCCATTCCGCCTTCACGCCTGAACTATCGGGCCAATATTGCCGCCATGAAGATTTCTGGCGTAACAGATATTGTCTCGCTTTCTGCTGTGGGGTCTTTAAAAGAAGAACTGCCACCGGGGCATTTTGTGGTGATTGATCAATTTATTGATCGCACCATTGCGCGTACAAAAAGCTTTTTTGATACAGGCTGCGTTGCGCATATTTCCATGGCAGACCCGCTGTGTAACCGCGTGGGTGATGTGCTGAAGGCGCAAGCAGACAAGCTGGGCATTACCGCTGTACGTGGTGGCACCTATCTGGTTATGGAAGGTCCGCAGTTTTCAACGCGCGCAGAAAGCGAATTGTACCGGAGCTGGGGTTGCTCCGTTATTGGTATGACCAACATGCCAGAAGCCAGCTTGGCGCGTGAAGCCGAAATCTGTTACGCCACAGTGGCTATGGTGACAGATTATGATTGCTGGCATACGGAGCACGACAACGTAACCGTAGATAGCGTTGTAAAAACCATGCAGGCCAATTCCGCCAACGCCAAAGCGCTGATTAAAGCGGCTATTCCCGCTTTGGGTGGCAAGCGCCATAGCTGTAGCGCAGGCTGCGATCATGCACTGGAACATGCTATTATGACGGCACCCTCTGTGCGTGATCCAGAACTGGTGGCAAAGCTGAAAACCATTGCAGGCCGCGTTCTGTAAAAATGTAAAAATAAGGCATGAGGCATCGGGTTTTTGGTGCTTCATGCCTTTCGGTTTTTAAGGCGTTCTTAAAAGCCCTGCCTTAAAAACCGAAAGGCTGCGTTACATGATAAAATCAGCCGGAATATCGGTCTCTTTGCTTACAATGTGCCTGCTTGTGGGGGACGTGCATGCAGCGCAGGCGTATCGGGTTGTAAAGTCTTGCAAACCGGCTGATTTATCTGTGCATTTTGATAATGGGCAAGGTGAGTTTGATGGCATGTCCCACAGTGGGGCATGGGTTGTTCTTAGCAACCACAGTGCTACGCGCTGTGCTGTGCCTGCATTGCCGGTTGTGCGGCTTGAAGATACACAGGCCCATGTTTTGGCAACGGGTAAGCCAGCACAACCTGCCCCTAACCAACAGCCGGATCAAACAATACTCAAACCCCATGCACAGTGGCGGGCCAGCATGTATTGGGTTTCTGGAAATGTGTATGATGGAGGGCAATGCGTTTCCCCCAATCGTGTTGTATTGAAGTTCCCTTTAGGTGATGTGCACGTTAATTTTCCAGCACGCACTTTATGCGGGCCAGCCCAAACTCCGCTTACGTTTGAGCAAGGACAATTACAGCCGGTACCACGTTAAAAACGCAAAGCGTATTCAAAATCAAACGCTGTGAGTATTGCAGCGGCATCAAGGGTGTACTGTTTTTTATTGCAGCCTGTTCACCTTTTCCGATTTCTCCTTTAGGACGCTTCCAAACCTTTAACCGGAGAGCCGGATAGTTATGCCGCATGTTTTCCTTCCTGTGCTGGCGTTTGCTGCTGCATGGGGTGTTCTTGTTTTAACACCGGGCACAGAAACAGCCCTTATTATTCGGCTGAGCATTAGTGTCGGGCGCACAACTGCTATTGATGCAGTGCTGGGCATTGCCAGTGGCCTAACCTTATGGGGTATTGGCACGGCATTTGGGCTAAGTGCACTTATTGCGGCATCTCACACATTGTATCTGGTGTTGGAATGGGCCTGCGCGGGTTATTTGCTCTCTCTGGCTTTTCGGTTGATGGTAAATGTTCTGCGTTCCACACCAGAGACAGAAACAGATTCCGAAAATCAGGCCCCCAAGGCGTTTTGGTCTGGCTTTCAGCGTGGAATGTTCACCACAATTCTAAATCCGCTTGTTGGGGTGTTTGATCTTACAGCCTTTCCGCAGTTTATTCCCCCAGATGTTAATGCCGTAACATATGCCCTTTTGCTCACCGTAGTGCAGGCAATTTTGACACTGGCTTGGTATTTTATATTGGCCTTTACGGCACTTTTCTTTAGCCGCTTTCTTGCCAACCCGGTTGTTATTCGTGTTCTGGATGGGTTAACGGCTTTGGTTTTTGTTATCTTTGCCATACGGCTTGTTATAAGCGGCTAATGAAGGGAGATTAGGAAAACTTTCGGAGTTTTTGCATGTTTTTCTGAAAACGGGATTCCTTGGTTTTCTGCTGCATGGCAATTAAATGCCGGAAAGCAACAGCCATAAGCGCGCACCCAATAACAAACCCTACAAGGGTAAGCATCACCAAGGCAGATGTGCTGTAAACAGCCCATGATCGGGTATCGGGCAAAGCATCCCATACAGGCTTCAGCCAGCTTATACTGTGCGGATCATGCACCGGTATGTTCGCGCGCAGCATGGCATCCTTAATAATCACCATTAAGGTTATGGGTAATGAAAGTGCCATTAAAAAAGCACCAGATACCCATATCAGAATGTATCTTCGTTCCTCTGTGCACATTTCATATTTTCCCCTTACATGTTCTTGAGATCATGCAATTGTGCATAAGTAACGCCACAATTCTGCTTGAAGTTGCATGCTACGGAGGGGCGAGGGGATGTTTTTTCCCTCTGTGACAAATTATTTTCTATGTATCTACAGGAAAATACTTGAAATTTTTTGTTTGCAGTATGCTTGGGAGGCAGGAACACAAATAAATGCAGCGGATAGGCCTGTATGTGGCAGGCCTATCCGCCATGATTTTTTAAAGATGTGTGAACAGGGCTTTTTCTGGCAAGCGAGATTTGGGCAGCTTGGCGTTGAAATCTGCATCGGAATGATAACCGAGTGAGACAATAACAGCCGAGGTAAGCCCTTTTTCTTTCAGGCCCAGCTCTTGATCCAAAATGGCGCCATCAAACCCTTCCATAGGTGTTGCATCCACCCCAAGAAGTGCGGCTGAAAGCAGAAGAAAGCCTTGCGCAATGTAGGTCTGTTTTTGTGTCCATGCAGTAAGATCGCCTTCCTTTTGGTGCAATCCTACAAAGATATTCCGCCCTTTGGTAATGGACTCTTTGGTGGCATCATCTGCATAGCGCCCGTCTATTTGTTCCTGATCGGTGATGGTCTGGAGATATTCGGCTGGCATGGTGGTGCGGGAACTCAGCACAATAACATGCGAGGCATCCATAACGCGTGGTGCATTAAACGCAAACGGGCCGCTAGTGGCTTTGGCAATGCGGGCTTTGCCTTCATCATTATCAGCAACAAAAAAGTGCCAAGGTTGAGAGTTTACGGAAGAAGGGCTGTAGCGCAGTGCTTCCAGTAACTGGGCAAAAATATCTGCCGGAATTTTGCGAGTTTTATCATAAGCTTTGGTGGTATGCCGGTGGGTAAGAGTTTCAAGAAGCGTCACGGCTGTTCTCCTCAGCTTTTATAACAGGGTGAGGGTAAGCGTAACTTCGTAACCGTAAAAGGTCACGGTGCGTTACGTTAATGGATGCTATGCTCAGGAATATGAAGCCAGAATAGAGCAATGGAGAGATTGCTTGTTTGCAGAAGGCCGCCTTACAGCATGGTGCGTGCTACGCGGCAGGCTGCCAGATCCCATACTGCGCACCCAACGGATTTAAAGAATACAGGCTGCATTGGGTCTGCGGGTGTATCCAGTGCTTGCGCCAGTGCATGCACGCTGTTCCAGTTTACCCCAGCTTGCAAGATATCTCCGGCTTCTGTTGGTGCACCAATCGGGTCATCCACATAAAGCTGGCTGGCGCGTACAATCTGTGGCGCAATTTCTGCCATATCGGGGCGATAGGCACCTACACCAATAATAAGGCAGTGCGGATCGGCTTTTCCATCATAAATGGGCGTTGTGCTGCCTGTGGTGGTGATAACAACATCAAACGGAGTTTCATTGGGGGCTGCTGGGCGCAGTGTGAGTAGGTGCGTTGCATACTGCTTACAAAAATGCTCCGCCTGTTCTGGAGTGCGACCACGGATGACAACCTCAATGCCCGGATACAGGGCTGAGAGTGCCTCTACATGCGCAAGGGCTTGGGTGCCTGTGCCAATAATCAACACCCGTTTTACAGCATCAGAAGCAAATGTGCGAATACCCAGCATGCTCATGGCTGATGTCCGACGCATTGTTACAGTGGGGCCATCCAGATTGAAAAGGAAGCGTCCATCATGTGCATCGGCGCATGTAATCATGCCCTGAATGGTGAGAAGATGGAGTGCAGGGTTTTTACCAAAAATTGTGAGTATTTTGGTGGCAATCAAATCCTCTGCCACGGTTGACATGCACATAAGCGTGCCGTTGCCATCTTGCGTGGGAACAACGGTACGAGGCGGGCATGTAATGGCACCATTTGCGTAATCGCGCACTGTGCGGGCCAGCATGTTCACCAATGCAGGAAATGGTAAAAGTGCCTGCGTTTCTGGCGCACCGTAATATTGCATGTAGGGCATGTTCCATATTTGAGTTCGGGGTTATGGCGCTGATTGCACAGCGCAGCACAGTGAACGTCAAGGGGCAGTAACCTGCACAGATACATGCACTGGTAGAAAAATGCTGGGGTTGAGGCGGTTCGGAACAATCGGACACAAAATGAGTTTCAGGCACCCATTCTTATATAATCTATTTGCTACCTATTATTTTGCTTAACGTATGGCATGGGAAAGGAGGGAATATAAAAAATAGACGACCGGTCTATTTTTTATATGGACAGGCAATGTATTCGTCCATATATAAGCTCCTATGAAGATTGCAGAGAAACATCACGCTGCTCGGCAGCACATCCTGAAAGCGGCTAAACCGCTTATCGGCCAGCGTGGTTTTTCGGCTGTTGGTCTGACGCAAATATTGGATGTTGCGGGAGTTCCCAAGGGCTCTTTTTACCATTACTTCGAATCAAAAGAAGTATTTGGGGAAGAGCTTCTTAGAACTTATATTGAAGATTATTTGGTAAAAATGGATGATCTTTTTGAAAATGCAGATGGTAATGCAGCCGAAAAAATAGCGCGTTACTGTCAGTTCTGGCGCGATACGCATCTTAGTAAGCAGATTGGGAATAAATGCCTGATTGTTAAACTTGCAGCGGAAGTCTCTGATCTTTCGGAACGGATGCGGGCCATTCTGGAAGGTGGCACCAGGAGTGTTATTGACCGGCTTAGCGCACTTATCACGGCGGGGCAGGGAGAAGGCTCAATAGGCAACCGGCAGGAGCCGGAAATGCTTGCGGCCTCACTTTACCAGCTCTGGCTGGGTTCGACCCTGATAGTGAAAATTACACACAGTTCTCAGCCGTTTGACCAAGCTTGGCAGGCAACCAAACGGCTTCTGGAAATCTAGAAAGCAGGGAAAGCGCACAGCGTTTTACTTTGCGCAATAAATAGACGACCGGTCTACTACAAAGGCCGATCTTAATAAGGTGTCTCAATGCAGAACTTTGAATTCTATAACCCTACACGCATCCTGTTTGGCAAAGGCATGATAGCTCGGCTTGATGAACAGCTATCGCCCGAAGCCCGCGTGCTTGTGCTTTATGGTGGTGCAAGTGCCGAACGTAGTGGCACGCTGGCTGAAGTTCGGGCAGCGCTGGGGAACCGCACTTTCCGTGAGTTTGGCGGTATTGAAGCCAACCCTACATATGAAACCCTTATGAAGGCCGTGGCTCTGGTGCGGGAGGAAAAGCTCGACTTCCTTTTGGCTGTTGGTGGCGGCTCTGTCATGGATGGCACCAAGTTTGTCGCGGCTGCTGTGCCGTATGAAGGTGAGCCATGGGATATTCTTGTCAGCAAGGGTAAAGCCGCAACAAAAGCGCTTCCGCTGGGCACGGTTGTCACCTTGCCTGCCACGGGTTCAGAAATGAACTGCCTAAGCGTTATTTCTCGCCAGTCTACGGGTGACAAGTTGTTGTTCTCCAACCCGCTAGTCTATCCGCGTTTTTCTGTGCTGGACCCCATGCGCACCATGAGTTTGCCCATGAAGCAGGTGATTAATGGGGTGGTGGATTCCTTTGTCCATGTGATGGAACAGTACATGACCTATCCGGTCGATGGCATGGCGCAAGATCGCTTCTCAGAAGGGCTGCTGTCCAGCCTGGTTGAGATCGGGCCGCGTATTGTCGCGACACCAGATGATTATGATCTGCGCTCCAACCTCATGTGGGTTGCAACGCTTGCCCTGAATGGCTTGATCGGCGCGGGTGTGCCCCATGATTGGAGCACGCACATGATTGGTCATGAAATTACGGCAAAATACCACATTGATCATGCCCGCACGTTGGCCATCGTATTCCCTGCGTTAATCAAGGTTCGGCGTGCCGAAAAGCGCGCCAAGTTGCTGCAATATGCAACGCGGGTATGGAACCTGACCGATGGTACGGAAGATCAGCGGATTGATGCTGCCATTCGTAAAACTGAGGAATTCTTCGAAGGTTTGGGCGTACCAACTCGTCTGTCTGCCTATGAGATTGGTGCTGAAGGCATCAACGATCTGGTTGGTCAGCTTGAAGATCATGGCATGACGCATCTGGGTGAAAACGGTGATGTTACCCTAGATGTAAGCCGCAAAATTCTGGAAGCCGCTGCCTGACCTGAAGTGTCGCTATCGCCGGGGTAAGGGGGAACAGCCCGTTATCCCGGCAACCAATAAATTAATGAGAAACGAGACTTAAAAATGGCTTACGCCACAACCAATCCTTATACTAACGAAGTTGTTGCAACTTTCCCAGAGGCTACTGATGCGGAAGTTCAGACCGCATTGGCCGAGGCGCATGCTGCTTTCGAAGCTTGGCGCGATACATCCTTTGCAGAGCGAGCAAAGGTAATGAATGCCGCTGCTGCCATTTTGCGTCGTGATGTTGATAAGTATGCCCGTTTGGGCACGCTGGAAATGGGCAAGCTGTTTGAAGAATCTAAAGCAGAAATTATTCTTTCTGCTGAAATTTTCGAATACTATGCAAAACATGCAGAAGCACTTCTGAAGCCGGAATTGTTGCCTGTAGCAGACCCGGCAGAAGGCAAAGCCATGCTGGTGCATGAGCCGCTTGGTATCGTGCTGGCAATTGAGCCGTGGAACTTCCCCTTCTATCAGGTCGTGCGTATTATTGCGCCGCAGCTTTCCGCTGGTAACGCCGTGCTGCTCAAGCACGCTTCCAACCTGCCGCAGTGCGCTGCTGCCTTTGATACACTTATGGCAGAAGCCGGGCTGCCCAAAGGGTTGTTCCGCAACCTGTATGCAGCACGCCCGCACACAGCCATGATTTTGAATGACCCTCGCGTATGCGGTATCGCACTCACGGGGTCAGAAGGCGCAGGCACGGTTATTGCTGGTATTGCTGGCAAGGCACTGAAGAAGGCCACCATGGAACTCGGTGGAGCAGATGCTTTCATCGTGCTTGATGATGCTGACGTTGAAAAAGCAGCGCGTTGGGCGGTCATCGGTCGCCACTGGAATGCTGGCCAAGTTTGTGTTTCTGCAAAGCGCCTGATTGTAGCTGATGCTATTTATGATCAGTTCGTTGCTCTTTACAAAGAAGGTGTCGCAGCCCTCAAAGCAGGTGACCCGATGGACCCCACAACCACGCTGGCTCCGTTGTCATCTCAGGCTGCTGCTGATGACTTGCGCGATCAGGTCACGCGGGCGATGGACCTTGGTGCCAAAGTTGAGGTAATTGGGGCGCCAGTTCCCGAACAGGGTGCTTTCTTCCAGCCGTTGCTTATGTCCAATCTGGATCAGAAAAACCCTGCACGCCATTGGGAATTTTTTGGACCTGTTACCCAGATCTACCGCGCGAAGGATGAGGCTGACGCCATCCGCATTGCCAATGATTCGCCCTACGGTCTAGGCGGCAGCGTATTCACAAAGGATGAAGCCCGAGGCACCCGTGTAGCACGGGCCATCCGCACCGGTATGGTGGTGATTAACCATCCACTATCGCCCAAGGCAGACCTACCTTTTGGTGGGATTAAAAACTCAGGCTATGGCCGTGAATTGATTGGCCTCGGCATTAAGGAGTTCATCAACCACAAGCTCATCAATGTAGTGGATATCGACGCAGCGTTCTGATTTGTATGATTGGAAGTGGCCAACATTTCTGGATGATTTTCCAAAGATGATGCCTGCACCGTATAGTGTGAAAGCCGCATAGGCCGTAACAGACAACCTAAAAAGGGGCTTCCATTATGGAGGTCCCTTTTTTGTATGGGGTTTGGTTGCGCTAAAATGGTATTACGGACTTCATCTCTTACGCAACATGTCGGCTTTATTCAGAGGCAGGCTGATGACGATTGCCATCATGATTTGTGATGAACATTAGAGTTACTGGATCAGGCGCATCCTGCCGGTGCCAGATCTTTCCCGGAACAACCAGAACGTCTCCCTTTTTTGCTGTAGAAGTGGTTTCACCATTTGCCGTGCGTAGGGTCAGCATTGTTTCTCCTTCGACGACGAGAAGGAACTCATCATTTGGATGTTCTTCCCATGGGGTCGAGCCTCTGAAACGCAAAAGCCCGACATCATGGGGGCCAAACGAAAAAAGCATTTTAAGCCCGTTTGTGGAAACTTCCTCTGTCTTTTTGCCAATATCAATAACTGATAGATCAGTGGCTTCTTTGGGCAGATTGAAGATCATCATCAATGTTCCATTTCTTTGTATGGTTGTTGTCAGGCATTGTGTCATCACAAAGGCCCGCAAGTTTTCTGATTGCTGAAACCACAAACAAC from Acetobacter ascendens includes the following:
- the nfsB gene encoding oxygen-insensitive NAD(P)H nitroreductase, yielding MTLLETLTHRHTTKAYDKTRKIPADIFAQLLEALRYSPSSVNSQPWHFFVADNDEGKARIAKATSGPFAFNAPRVMDASHVIVLSSRTTMPAEYLQTITDQEQIDGRYADDATKESITKGRNIFVGLHQKEGDLTAWTQKQTYIAQGFLLLSAALLGVDATPMEGFDGAILDQELGLKEKGLTSAVIVSLGYHSDADFNAKLPKSRLPEKALFTHL
- a CDS encoding iron-containing alcohol dehydrogenase, whose product is MQNFEFYNPTRILFGKGMIARLDEQLSPEARVLVLYGGASAERSGTLAEVRAALGNRTFREFGGIEANPTYETLMKAVALVREEKLDFLLAVGGGSVMDGTKFVAAAVPYEGEPWDILVSKGKAATKALPLGTVVTLPATGSEMNCLSVISRQSTGDKLLFSNPLVYPRFSVLDPMRTMSLPMKQVINGVVDSFVHVMEQYMTYPVDGMAQDRFSEGLLSSLVEIGPRIVATPDDYDLRSNLMWVATLALNGLIGAGVPHDWSTHMIGHEITAKYHIDHARTLAIVFPALIKVRRAEKRAKLLQYATRVWNLTDGTEDQRIDAAIRKTEEFFEGLGVPTRLSAYEIGAEGINDLVGQLEDHGMTHLGENGDVTLDVSRKILEAAA
- the hemF gene encoding oxygen-dependent coproporphyrinogen oxidase, whose protein sequence is MTPTNTADVSAHQALREPARQWFESLRDKICAAFEAIEDDAVKQNSPILPGHEAAGRFKRKSWNRLNEDGSPGGGGVMSVMHGRVFEKVGVNVSTVQGTFTPEFAATIPGASEDPHFFATGISLVAHMCSPLVPAAHFNTRMIITTKGWFGGGGDITPMFPASAEAQDDAARFHAAFAQACNAHDPEYYPRFKAWCDKYFYLPHRNEPRGLGGIFYDRLNSGDVQEDFAFTKDVGLAFLNAFPEIIRSRMMEPWTPEQRDAQLIRRGRYVEFNLLHDRGTLFGLKTGGHTEAILMSMPPEVKWP
- a CDS encoding TetR/AcrR family transcriptional regulator codes for the protein MKIAEKHHAARQHILKAAKPLIGQRGFSAVGLTQILDVAGVPKGSFYHYFESKEVFGEELLRTYIEDYLVKMDDLFENADGNAAEKIARYCQFWRDTHLSKQIGNKCLIVKLAAEVSDLSERMRAILEGGTRSVIDRLSALITAGQGEGSIGNRQEPEMLAASLYQLWLGSTLIVKITHSSQPFDQAWQATKRLLEI
- a CDS encoding delta(1)-pyrroline-2-carboxylate reductase family protein — protein: MQYYGAPETQALLPFPALVNMLARTVRDYANGAITCPPRTVVPTQDGNGTLMCMSTVAEDLIATKILTIFGKNPALHLLTIQGMITCADAHDGRFLFNLDGPTVTMRRTSAMSMLGIRTFASDAVKRVLIIGTGTQALAHVEALSALYPGIEVVIRGRTPEQAEHFCKQYATHLLTLRPAAPNETPFDVVITTTGSTTPIYDGKADPHCLIIGVGAYRPDMAEIAPQIVRASQLYVDDPIGAPTEAGDILQAGVNWNSVHALAQALDTPADPMQPVFFKSVGCAVWDLAACRVARTML
- a CDS encoding cytochrome b, which translates into the protein MHLISGVRGEKGKMAATPARHTEQAEKEAHSFLQQARAYTGHYGRLPLPADLNWWWTIGAMLVAVLVLMLLSGLTLTLAYTPDASLAFGLVETIERRMPSGWLLRAMHMTGASFFMAALYVHLLRGLYYRTYLPPRRGVWLSGCGLLVLVMVTAFAGYVLPWGQMSYWGADVAAKAVGAVPFVGHGLEQVFLGGESPGTPTLHRMLTLHFLLAFVIIGLVLVHVAVVHVKGSSSPSVQPETRRKYLPFYPYFTTRDILAVLVMALGFVAVMCFWPGLITEPANYRPANPLHTPADIEPEWYFLPFYGMLQVVPSKFWGLLVSGGAVAVLFAVPWLDKGMRTANSGLAQLADAGALLACLGAAITAAAAGVHHAQGGWLLAGQAACLVYYLYFLVFLPLRTRFEGKGA
- a CDS encoding S-methyl-5'-thioadenosine phosphorylase; its protein translation is MSENETVEPVIGLIGGSGLYDIDGLEEKEWRTVETPWGLPSDQLLFGRLDGVRCVFLPRHGRGHPIPPSRLNYRANIAAMKISGVTDIVSLSAVGSLKEELPPGHFVVIDQFIDRTIARTKSFFDTGCVAHISMADPLCNRVGDVLKAQADKLGITAVRGGTYLVMEGPQFSTRAESELYRSWGCSVIGMTNMPEASLAREAEICYATVAMVTDYDCWHTEHDNVTVDSVVKTMQANSANAKALIKAAIPALGGKRHSCSAGCDHALEHAIMTAPSVRDPELVAKLKTIAGRVL
- a CDS encoding cytochrome c1, with protein sequence MTVQKIRPTLWFHAGGMLLLGAIALGLNIARPAHAQPVSAPVQDWSFKGPLGHFDLPSVQRGYAVFAGICGSCHSLSEVRFSDLTDMGLTLEEVGAVAATWQVADGLDAEGRLKHRNARPDDALFSSYSGPEAARAANGGVVPPDLSRIVQVYPGGADRLFALLTGYKPDAARVLGKGFANSFAIGHYTAMPPPLREGAVKYADDTPATVTQEARDVTTFLAWVSAPHQDTRRRVGIGAGLYLCFLAVLFVILNRRLWSHVRK
- a CDS encoding DUF4232 domain-containing protein — its product is MIKSAGISVSLLTMCLLVGDVHAAQAYRVVKSCKPADLSVHFDNGQGEFDGMSHSGAWVVLSNHSATRCAVPALPVVRLEDTQAHVLATGKPAQPAPNQQPDQTILKPHAQWRASMYWVSGNVYDGGQCVSPNRVVLKFPLGDVHVNFPARTLCGPAQTPLTFEQGQLQPVPR
- a CDS encoding LysE family translocator, which encodes MPHVFLPVLAFAAAWGVLVLTPGTETALIIRLSISVGRTTAIDAVLGIASGLTLWGIGTAFGLSALIAASHTLYLVLEWACAGYLLSLAFRLMVNVLRSTPETETDSENQAPKAFWSGFQRGMFTTILNPLVGVFDLTAFPQFIPPDVNAVTYALLLTVVQAILTLAWYFILAFTALFFSRFLANPVVIRVLDGLTALVFVIFAIRLVISG